One window of the Scylla paramamosain isolate STU-SP2022 chromosome 22, ASM3559412v1, whole genome shotgun sequence genome contains the following:
- the LOC135111553 gene encoding uncharacterized protein LOC135111553 isoform X2, translating into MNTYMLFHHLLMLMFFVVLPRLPAVPTSVLVLGRVGYIPAQGTYACFTRMGGEAPDLALQYSATYTYGPSKTMATCNGDISLQTSLLDGSVAYCLPPCPGMEMIYSNPLSIVITGHDRVTRDIHAALMESIFLPDVTPTVTQLGQGVVEVQWAARPGRTYQLQLWHHLQTPAKATHTEGEVEVIGMVKTEMGEIKENIGKKECGSEAAEGAGALLAAGDGETEGSQQSSMEGLVEKRNTELCGEVKDSDISLTEDKEMNELMEDGKLFNEGGLVEKMEELLGKTVGGSLTESESEIQKGVCGVMSNETLVKIKQCYHDLDKEDDADDDDDDNDNDDDDHEEDNDDFVKFMRWRKCVALHATCTKTPSASVLAPLDISGPLTCPPGLCVYYFMNVPTSGSVSVEVMDATDAVVSSSHTPPAPSREWRSLIIDKVVVSSDGEEAELETKTLVIELGSAPQEHTQGSRETGTEESEGQTGTETESVNGDYEALIVNGHDHSQVLKTVQAECDLLGITDASSRCADHVRNVCSVSGLQALVDPEGQGPVSDMFLLLASRHTATSSLVSFTDVHVRVHKVAPGTVLVMWDREPSVQEFIVRVVLDSGETSESVTVACSKRGSDCLATFSNLTRGHYQAEVSYTRKSKIVLSSQFIMEDDIAKEQETDNK; encoded by the exons ATGAACACGTACAtgctcttccaccacctcctgatGCTGATGTTCTTCGTGGTGCTGCCGCGACTCCCCGCTGTCCCAACATCCG TACTGGTTCTCGGCCGAGTGGGTTACATCCCCGCCCAGGGCACCTATGCCTGCTTCACGAGAATGGGAGGGGAGGCACCTGACTTGGCCCTGCAGTACTCAGCCACGTACACCTATGGCCCTTCAAAGACAATGGCCACCTGTAACGGGGACATCAGCCTGCAGACCTCTCTACTAGATGGCTCGGTGGCCTACTGTTTGCCGCCATGTCCCGGAATGGAAATGATCTACTCAAACCCCTTGTCCATCGTGATCACGGGCCACGACAGAGTCACCAGGGATATTCATGCTGCTCTCATGGAATCCATCTTTCTACCAG ATGTGACTCCTACGGTAACTCAGCTCGGCCAGGGCGTGGTGGAGGTGCAGTGGGCGGCGCGACCAGGCAGGACATACCAGCTCCAGCTTTGGCATCACCTTCAGACTCCGGCGAAGGCTACACACACTGAAGGAGAGGTCGAAGTTATAGGGATGGTGAAAACTGAGatgggagaaataaaagagaatattggaaagaaagaatgtgGTAGTGAGGCAGCAGAGGGCGCCGGGGCGTTACTGGCAGCTGGTGACGGGGAGACGGAAGGAAGCCAACAATCATCGATGGAAGGACTGGTGGAGAAGAGAAATACGGAACTGTGCGGGGAAGTGAAAGACAGTGACATATCATTAACagaggataaagaaatgaatgaactAATGGAGGATGGAAAGTTATTCAACGAAGGCGGATTagtggagaagatggaggaattatTAGGAAAAACTGTGGGTGGATCTTTGACGGAGAGCGAGAGTGAGATACAAAAGGGTGTGTGTGGAGTAATGAGTAATGAGACTTTGGTGAAGATAAAGCAATGCTATCACGACCTTGACAAGGAAGATGATGCtgacgacgatgacgatgataatgacaatgatgacgatgatcaTGAAGAGGACAATGATGATTTCGTCAAGTTCATGCGGTGGAGGAAATGTGTTGCCCTTCACGCCACATGTACTAAAACTCCCTCTGCCTCCGTCCTGGCACCGCTAGACATTTCCGGACCACTCACCTGCCCGCCTGGCCTGTGCGTCTATTACTTCATGAATGTTCCCACCTCAGGTTCTGTCTCTGTGGAAGTCATGGATGCAACGGATGCTGTCGTCTCCTCGTCCCACACTCCGCCAGCACCCTCAAGGGAGTGGCGCA GCCTGATCATTGACAAAGTGGTGGTGAGCAGTGATGGTGAGGAAGCCGAGCTGGAGACTAAGACTCTGGTGATCGAGTTGGGCAGTGCACCGCAGGAACACACACAAGGCAGCAGGGAAACAGGGACGGAGGAGAGCGAAGGACAGACTGGAACGGAAACGGAGAGTGTGAACGGAGATTACGAAGCTCTGATAGTAAACGGCCACGACCacagccaggttctcaagactgtacAGGCAGAGTGTGATCTGctggg CATCACTGACGCGTCTTCTCGTTGCGCGGACCACGTCAGGAATGTATGTTCGGTGAGCGGTCTGCAAGCCCTGGTAGACCCCGAGGGACAAGGGCCGGTCTCTGACATGTTTCTTCTCCTCGCCAGCCGCCACACTGCCACCTCCAGCCTCGTCTCTTTTACCG ATGTGCACGTGAGGGTTCACAAGGTGGCGCCAGGCACAGTACTTGTGATGTGGGACAGGGAACCCAGCGTGCAGGAGTTCATCGTCCGTGTGGTTCTTGATAGTGGAGAGACATCGGAGAGTGTCACCGTTGCCTGCAGTAAGAGAG
- the LOC135111553 gene encoding uncharacterized protein LOC135111553 isoform X1 has product MNTYMLFHHLLMLMFFVVLPRLPAVPTSDSDSMMEVLVLGRVGYIPAQGTYACFTRMGGEAPDLALQYSATYTYGPSKTMATCNGDISLQTSLLDGSVAYCLPPCPGMEMIYSNPLSIVITGHDRVTRDIHAALMESIFLPDVTPTVTQLGQGVVEVQWAARPGRTYQLQLWHHLQTPAKATHTEGEVEVIGMVKTEMGEIKENIGKKECGSEAAEGAGALLAAGDGETEGSQQSSMEGLVEKRNTELCGEVKDSDISLTEDKEMNELMEDGKLFNEGGLVEKMEELLGKTVGGSLTESESEIQKGVCGVMSNETLVKIKQCYHDLDKEDDADDDDDDNDNDDDDHEEDNDDFVKFMRWRKCVALHATCTKTPSASVLAPLDISGPLTCPPGLCVYYFMNVPTSGSVSVEVMDATDAVVSSSHTPPAPSREWRSLIIDKVVVSSDGEEAELETKTLVIELGSAPQEHTQGSRETGTEESEGQTGTETESVNGDYEALIVNGHDHSQVLKTVQAECDLLGITDASSRCADHVRNVCSVSGLQALVDPEGQGPVSDMFLLLASRHTATSSLVSFTDVHVRVHKVAPGTVLVMWDREPSVQEFIVRVVLDSGETSESVTVACSKRGSDCLATFSNLTRGHYQAEVSYTRKSKIVLSSQFIMEDDIAKEQETDNK; this is encoded by the exons ATGAACACGTACAtgctcttccaccacctcctgatGCTGATGTTCTTCGTGGTGCTGCCGCGACTCCCCGCTGTCCCAACATCCG ACTCAGACAGCATGATGGAAG TACTGGTTCTCGGCCGAGTGGGTTACATCCCCGCCCAGGGCACCTATGCCTGCTTCACGAGAATGGGAGGGGAGGCACCTGACTTGGCCCTGCAGTACTCAGCCACGTACACCTATGGCCCTTCAAAGACAATGGCCACCTGTAACGGGGACATCAGCCTGCAGACCTCTCTACTAGATGGCTCGGTGGCCTACTGTTTGCCGCCATGTCCCGGAATGGAAATGATCTACTCAAACCCCTTGTCCATCGTGATCACGGGCCACGACAGAGTCACCAGGGATATTCATGCTGCTCTCATGGAATCCATCTTTCTACCAG ATGTGACTCCTACGGTAACTCAGCTCGGCCAGGGCGTGGTGGAGGTGCAGTGGGCGGCGCGACCAGGCAGGACATACCAGCTCCAGCTTTGGCATCACCTTCAGACTCCGGCGAAGGCTACACACACTGAAGGAGAGGTCGAAGTTATAGGGATGGTGAAAACTGAGatgggagaaataaaagagaatattggaaagaaagaatgtgGTAGTGAGGCAGCAGAGGGCGCCGGGGCGTTACTGGCAGCTGGTGACGGGGAGACGGAAGGAAGCCAACAATCATCGATGGAAGGACTGGTGGAGAAGAGAAATACGGAACTGTGCGGGGAAGTGAAAGACAGTGACATATCATTAACagaggataaagaaatgaatgaactAATGGAGGATGGAAAGTTATTCAACGAAGGCGGATTagtggagaagatggaggaattatTAGGAAAAACTGTGGGTGGATCTTTGACGGAGAGCGAGAGTGAGATACAAAAGGGTGTGTGTGGAGTAATGAGTAATGAGACTTTGGTGAAGATAAAGCAATGCTATCACGACCTTGACAAGGAAGATGATGCtgacgacgatgacgatgataatgacaatgatgacgatgatcaTGAAGAGGACAATGATGATTTCGTCAAGTTCATGCGGTGGAGGAAATGTGTTGCCCTTCACGCCACATGTACTAAAACTCCCTCTGCCTCCGTCCTGGCACCGCTAGACATTTCCGGACCACTCACCTGCCCGCCTGGCCTGTGCGTCTATTACTTCATGAATGTTCCCACCTCAGGTTCTGTCTCTGTGGAAGTCATGGATGCAACGGATGCTGTCGTCTCCTCGTCCCACACTCCGCCAGCACCCTCAAGGGAGTGGCGCA GCCTGATCATTGACAAAGTGGTGGTGAGCAGTGATGGTGAGGAAGCCGAGCTGGAGACTAAGACTCTGGTGATCGAGTTGGGCAGTGCACCGCAGGAACACACACAAGGCAGCAGGGAAACAGGGACGGAGGAGAGCGAAGGACAGACTGGAACGGAAACGGAGAGTGTGAACGGAGATTACGAAGCTCTGATAGTAAACGGCCACGACCacagccaggttctcaagactgtacAGGCAGAGTGTGATCTGctggg CATCACTGACGCGTCTTCTCGTTGCGCGGACCACGTCAGGAATGTATGTTCGGTGAGCGGTCTGCAAGCCCTGGTAGACCCCGAGGGACAAGGGCCGGTCTCTGACATGTTTCTTCTCCTCGCCAGCCGCCACACTGCCACCTCCAGCCTCGTCTCTTTTACCG ATGTGCACGTGAGGGTTCACAAGGTGGCGCCAGGCACAGTACTTGTGATGTGGGACAGGGAACCCAGCGTGCAGGAGTTCATCGTCCGTGTGGTTCTTGATAGTGGAGAGACATCGGAGAGTGTCACCGTTGCCTGCAGTAAGAGAG
- the LOC135111553 gene encoding uncharacterized protein LOC135111553 isoform X3 produces the protein MNTYMLFHHLLMLMFFVVLPRLPAVPTSDSDSMMEVLVLGRVGYIPAQGTYACFTRMGGEAPDLALQYSATYTYGPSKTMATCNGDISLQTSLLDGSVAYCLPPCPGMEMIYSNPLSIVITGHDRVTRDIHAALMESIFLPDVTPTVTQLGQGVVEVQWAARPGRTYQLQLWHHLQTPAKATHTEGEVEVIGMVKTEMGEIKENIGKKECGSEAAEGAGALLAAGDGETEGSQQSSMEGLVEKRNTELCGEVKDSDISLTEDKEMNELMEDGKLFNEGGLVEKMEELLGKTVGGSLTESESEIQKGVCGVMSNETLVKIKQCYHDLDKEDDADDDDDDNDNDDDDHEEDNDDFVKFMRWRKCVALHATCTKTPSASVLAPLDISGPLTCPPGLCVYYFMNVPTSGSVSVEVMDATDAVVSSSHTPPAPSREWRSLIIDKVVVSSDGEEAELETKTLVIELGSAPQEHTQGSRETGTEESEGQTGTETESVNGDYEALIVNGHDHSQVLKTVQAECDLLGNVCSVSGLQALVDPEGQGPVSDMFLLLASRHTATSSLVSFTDVHVRVHKVAPGTVLVMWDREPSVQEFIVRVVLDSGETSESVTVACSKRGSDCLATFSNLTRGHYQAEVSYTRKSKIVLSSQFIMEDDIAKEQETDNK, from the exons ATGAACACGTACAtgctcttccaccacctcctgatGCTGATGTTCTTCGTGGTGCTGCCGCGACTCCCCGCTGTCCCAACATCCG ACTCAGACAGCATGATGGAAG TACTGGTTCTCGGCCGAGTGGGTTACATCCCCGCCCAGGGCACCTATGCCTGCTTCACGAGAATGGGAGGGGAGGCACCTGACTTGGCCCTGCAGTACTCAGCCACGTACACCTATGGCCCTTCAAAGACAATGGCCACCTGTAACGGGGACATCAGCCTGCAGACCTCTCTACTAGATGGCTCGGTGGCCTACTGTTTGCCGCCATGTCCCGGAATGGAAATGATCTACTCAAACCCCTTGTCCATCGTGATCACGGGCCACGACAGAGTCACCAGGGATATTCATGCTGCTCTCATGGAATCCATCTTTCTACCAG ATGTGACTCCTACGGTAACTCAGCTCGGCCAGGGCGTGGTGGAGGTGCAGTGGGCGGCGCGACCAGGCAGGACATACCAGCTCCAGCTTTGGCATCACCTTCAGACTCCGGCGAAGGCTACACACACTGAAGGAGAGGTCGAAGTTATAGGGATGGTGAAAACTGAGatgggagaaataaaagagaatattggaaagaaagaatgtgGTAGTGAGGCAGCAGAGGGCGCCGGGGCGTTACTGGCAGCTGGTGACGGGGAGACGGAAGGAAGCCAACAATCATCGATGGAAGGACTGGTGGAGAAGAGAAATACGGAACTGTGCGGGGAAGTGAAAGACAGTGACATATCATTAACagaggataaagaaatgaatgaactAATGGAGGATGGAAAGTTATTCAACGAAGGCGGATTagtggagaagatggaggaattatTAGGAAAAACTGTGGGTGGATCTTTGACGGAGAGCGAGAGTGAGATACAAAAGGGTGTGTGTGGAGTAATGAGTAATGAGACTTTGGTGAAGATAAAGCAATGCTATCACGACCTTGACAAGGAAGATGATGCtgacgacgatgacgatgataatgacaatgatgacgatgatcaTGAAGAGGACAATGATGATTTCGTCAAGTTCATGCGGTGGAGGAAATGTGTTGCCCTTCACGCCACATGTACTAAAACTCCCTCTGCCTCCGTCCTGGCACCGCTAGACATTTCCGGACCACTCACCTGCCCGCCTGGCCTGTGCGTCTATTACTTCATGAATGTTCCCACCTCAGGTTCTGTCTCTGTGGAAGTCATGGATGCAACGGATGCTGTCGTCTCCTCGTCCCACACTCCGCCAGCACCCTCAAGGGAGTGGCGCA GCCTGATCATTGACAAAGTGGTGGTGAGCAGTGATGGTGAGGAAGCCGAGCTGGAGACTAAGACTCTGGTGATCGAGTTGGGCAGTGCACCGCAGGAACACACACAAGGCAGCAGGGAAACAGGGACGGAGGAGAGCGAAGGACAGACTGGAACGGAAACGGAGAGTGTGAACGGAGATTACGAAGCTCTGATAGTAAACGGCCACGACCacagccaggttctcaagactgtacAGGCAGAGTGTGATCTGctggg GAATGTATGTTCGGTGAGCGGTCTGCAAGCCCTGGTAGACCCCGAGGGACAAGGGCCGGTCTCTGACATGTTTCTTCTCCTCGCCAGCCGCCACACTGCCACCTCCAGCCTCGTCTCTTTTACCG ATGTGCACGTGAGGGTTCACAAGGTGGCGCCAGGCACAGTACTTGTGATGTGGGACAGGGAACCCAGCGTGCAGGAGTTCATCGTCCGTGTGGTTCTTGATAGTGGAGAGACATCGGAGAGTGTCACCGTTGCCTGCAGTAAGAGAG